The Gossypium hirsutum isolate 1008001.06 chromosome D03, Gossypium_hirsutum_v2.1, whole genome shotgun sequence genomic interval GATTTTTATGTTGGATGTTAGTTTTTGTTGCATTTCCATACTTTTTAGacccaaaatgaaaaattatacaGTTAGATGTTTAATGGTTGAATTGAGCTTGTATAGGAATGTGACTGAGGCAAAAATGTAAGGAAGAGCCATCGTTGTTGCCAAAGTCATAACACTAGTGTCTTAGTTCGTGACACCAATGCCTCTATCTCCACTCAAGGAGTTGGAATTCAACAAATTGTAACCCAAGTGGCCTGCCTTCAAAGTCGTGACATCAAGGGAGTGGTGTTGCGACACCAGCCTACATAGTCGCGACTCTAAGTCACCAAAGTGGCAACCTTGAGCCCAAACACCAAAGTGAGGAAGCTAGGTCACTTGAGTACCAGGTTGCGACACGGAAGCTTGCCAATACCTCATGAAGTAGACTATCGAGGGTGTCGTGACATCGAAGGTTGGGTGTCGCAACATCAAGGCTTGACAAGGAAAATTTGTAAGGACAAATTGATGTCTAGTTAAGCTTAAGTCACATTTTATAatagggcatttttgtcattctTAAGCTAATTTGTGTTTACTATATAAACAACTCTATGACACAATTTGAAAGGAGTCAATCATTAGATTCTTAGTACTTCCTTTTCTAGGTTAGATTTGAGAAAATTCCTTTTAATTTTCTACCCTTATACCTTTTTTAGcctaaaaagtatagggacttccTTATACCTTTcgtatattatttaatatttcaatagaTCTTTAGTGTTTTTGTTATCTAATTTTGAAAACTGATAATTGGGTTGTTGACATACAAGGAGTCAACATTTTCTCTATCAATCAATTTAAGGGTTTCATCAATATTACTAAGCATTTCTCAAACCTATCCATTTTGCATTATTTTCTTGTTAATCTAACATGAAATTGATTGAGTCTTATGAATTGATAATGGGTAGGAACTAAATTAATTAGTGGTTGGTTAATTGAAGTGTAATTAgttgatttaaggtttagggactagatcataaaatttggattaaattgaataagctTAAAAATCTAGAAGATGATCTAAGGAAATATTTAGATAAGTGAGATAGAAATTAGAACTTATCAAGTATAAATATGTTTATCTCGATTTAGTTTAGTGATGTCAAGatataaattggactaaatcgcttaattaagtaaaatgatAACCAGGAGATAAAATTGGACCAATTAAGAAAATTAGTCAATCTAAATCCCTAATCCAATagttaattatttacatgaatGTTAATCAATCACTTCATTTAACTTATTACTGAATTTGTGAAATTGGTATTATTGAATTTGTGGTAATATACTACCTTCTAATTAGCTAGCTAGCTTTCTTGTTGCATGATATCATCTTTGACCCATCTTATCATCCGATTTTGTTTAGATTTAATCATGAAAATACTTCATATTccgttataaaattataaatattacaatttacATGTCTCATTTATAATAAAAACAGCTTCTTAACTCTTTATATTTTGTGCCTATTTATATGTTCAATATTCATACACTCTAACGCGATCAATCAACCCAGCTCCAACCCGCAGATCAACATGTCTAATTACCATCATACGACGTTTTTATACAAGGTGGATCGTAAATTTAGGTTGCCACATCACTTATAAATCAGGAGCCTTTTCTTCcttgaaatcaaaataaataggAGACACAGGCTTGGAAGGGAACTAAGCTAGAGGTAGAGAGAAAGAAGGGAGTTGCCAAAATGTCGTCGTTCTTGCAGTCATTTCTGGATCCCAAGAAAAGCTGGTTGGCAGCTCTGCACATGAAATCCCTTTCCAAGCGCCTCCGCAAATACGGTACGCTTTTCCCCGTAAATGTAACcctaatctcttttttttaattaattcgaTTAAACTTAATACGACAATTTGTTTAGGCCTTCGCTATGACGATTTATACGACCGTTACTATGATTTGGATATCAAGGAGGCGTTGAATCGGCTGCCCCGTGAGATCGTCAATGCCCGCAACCAACGCCTTAAGCGTTCGATGGACCTCTCTATGAAGCACGAGTATCTTCCCGAAAACCTTCAGGTTTCctcttttttcatattattttaaattttcacttCAGATTTTGTAGAatattatttttctcattttctttggGGGGTGGGGTCTTTGTTGTTTATCTGTATATTTGGATTGGATTTAACAATATAtttctctttagatttttttttaaatctcgaATTTGTATGTGTACGTAATCGTGTAGTCTCGGATTGGGATGTAACTGAGGTAGAATAATTCACTTGATTTATTGACTATGATTTGTTGCTTCAGTTTGTGCTATATTTTGCTTGTAATCAGCAGGTAACACCATTAGTATAGAAGCCTTAattatagttattattatttaccTTTAGAGTTCAATCCgtataaaactaaaacaaaagggATGCGGAATAAGGAACTAAAATTGCATAATTCATATGCTATGGTTATGGAATGTCTATATTTGTTAACATCAATTTGTATCTTTGATTATGTTTATAATTCTAATCCATGTACGCTTTATCATTCTTAATTTAGTAAGCAGAAAGGGCATGAGGAAAAAAATTGCTTTAGCTAATCAGTGTTTTTTATGTGAACATGTATCTTCACTTCATGAGTCATACTTCGAGGTCTTATAATTCATTGGATTTTATTGTCCGTTGCAGCAAATGCAAACACCATTTAGGAGCTATCTTCAAGATATGCTTGCTCTTGTAAGTTCTTGAACTGTAAAACTCTATTTACTAATTCCCTTGAGCTTCGTTTTCTTGGCTTTGGTTATTTCATGGAATTTCATGACATCTATAAGTGCTCGAACAAGAGTATTCTATTTATTCTAAGTATTCCTAACATGAAAGTCATACATATATCCCATGTCTACTTTGAGGTATATGTCTCCTACATGGGTACTTTATGCGATGCTTGGAATGAAGTTAGcaaaggaaaaggaagaaaaagtaAGTAAAGAAATATAGAGGttttcatagaagggaaaagatTCTCCATTCCCTTGTTTGGATGCTTAAATGAGTAATGGGAAGGACAAATTATGAAGATCCTTTGTTTAATGAATGGAAATGTAAGGAATGAGTGTGTTGTATTGTTCCTATTATGTCCTTTCAAAtgaaatgtttaattaaattattatgtgaatagtgaaattaaatgttttaactAGGTTTAAttgttagaaaaagaaaaacaatttcaaaaagaTGTACTTTTTATGAATCAGTAAAAATGTATGATTGGAATCTTTTATAGAGACCAatatgattttttgaaatttaattccaATGAGAAAATTCAAGAACCGAAACATTtcttactaaaataaatttattataaacttgtatatgtatttttatgttttgataaGTTTAAAAACCTCCATTGTTATAGGtattaattttccatttttacatGTTTCTTCATCTTTATCTtgttaaaagaaaagaagaagatttTGTGAGGTTATaataaaatgagaagaaaaattaAGATCCAGgcacaaattaaagaaaaagtttATGAATAAATTATTAGGGAAGGCTGTTATGGCCTTTGAAAATTGAAGAACAGACTTGGTATGAAATTTTGGTAGTAAAAAAACAATGGAACATTTGAGGAAAAAAGAGGGGTGCTCAACCCCATccctttatttcattttaaaaatttatccaaataatgtttatatgtttttcttttcatttcctttctcCCACCGGAACATAGTTTCTGTAAAACTGAGAGATGTTGTGATTGTGAGATGGCATGACTAGTAATTAGTATATTTCAATCTGGATATGTAGAATACTTGTGTCATTACTTAGTATGTTTTGAAAAACATGATTGATAACATCCTTCATCGACTTGATTCCCTTGAATTCTTTTGGTTCATGGACTCTTGAACTGTGCTTTGTTATGTAAACTGCCACAACTCGGCATAAGGTTATGGTttacattttctatttttttagcaGAGTAGGGAATTAGTGCTTGTGTTGAATTTATAGGTCTTTTGTTAAGGGTGCAGAAATCAATGTAGGTTTAAGGCCCTATATTGCCTAGGAACAATTACAATCCCTGGTAAGgtgcatatattatatatttcaaagAAATTTAATGATTTCATGTATTATAATcttgattttaatttataatttattggatAAACTCAAAAGATACACTTGACCTTTAGGAAAACTTAAAAGTTTTAGAAGCCTGCTTCAATCTGATATAAATAACTAGAGCAAGGATTTCCTTGTTTTTGTCTTCTAAAACAGAATTATTTCTCTTTTGTCTTTTCCTCTTTCATACCAAAGCATGTTATCATTTGTTTTGAAAGAGAGGAACAGAGGTATAAACCCCCTGTTTTTGAGAGCTAAAAATATAGGCAAGGGTGAAGGAAGGCCTTCCAAAAAGAAACGAAAGAGTGTCAATTGTTAACAAAATATGAAAATGGTCAATAACGTGCTTTTGagtaatgtatttttaattattgtaattagtataaagtaatatttgttatttaaattgttgaatataattaaaacaaattaacttatttaacaattcaaatattataataataaaaaattcaaatcataattaaataaattttactatattCTATGTACAATATTGATTTATTTCATATAACTAATACAAATCggcattattcaaaataataacaaattagcATAATCaatgtatataaattattttgactatttaaatataatttcctAATCATTATTAAACCATTTATACAAACTATAGAAAAATTGATATattgtatattaaattatttactatttaatttttatgttttcttaataaTAGAAAGATTGGCTTCatagataatatataattaatataatcatAATATATTACATTAGATTATATAAAtgtattatttctaaaatttcatatatgaaaaatataaagttactatgatatgaataattaaaattttctatttagaacAAAATtaatgtttctttctttttggttaatggaaacataataatttaaatataaagtacttttttatctcataaatataaaattaaatttaatataaaatttattttttacttattatcttataaattcatttaataaaagttTTTTAATAGAATCGGAattcttatttataaatattataaatttttttatcaagtaaatttatttaaccaaatattttagtaaaattaaaatttttatttataaattgataaagcttataaataataaaaaaatatttaaaatgataaattcaGTATATATTGAACAATAAATGGTATATTGGTcagttcaaaattttcaaagcttgtgctta includes:
- the LOC121215373 gene encoding cytochrome b-c1 complex subunit 7-2, mitochondrial isoform X1, which encodes MSSFLQSFLDPKKSWLAALHMKSLSKRLRKYGLRYDDLYDRYYDLDIKEALNRLPREIVNARNQRLKRSMDLSMKHEYLPENLQQMQTPFRSYLQDMLALVFMSIDRIIDLLPVDPKIERTFRQKRRERIAERQVEMDLGNQNQDQGNEADYVRNPIVIFDDRD
- the LOC121215373 gene encoding cytochrome b-c1 complex subunit 7-2, mitochondrial isoform X2, giving the protein MSSFLQSFLDPKKSWLAALHMKSLSKRLRKYGLRYDDLYDRYYDLDIKEALNRLPREIVNARNQRLKRSMDLSMKHEYLPENLQQMQTPFRSYLQDMLALVYVSYMGTLCDAWNEVSKGKGRKSK